The proteins below come from a single Manduca sexta isolate Smith_Timp_Sample1 chromosome 3, JHU_Msex_v1.0, whole genome shotgun sequence genomic window:
- the LOC115441241 gene encoding fez family zinc finger protein erm — protein sequence MQPFQSTTRPEGPRESSPERAKSPDTPTAPVLNFSIAKLMEPDRKKSVSPELPPPPGFLSYGAQLLDSAFKQYIPATRRQLVSHYPLLYYGPDLVSLTYAHQLHLPRPPPAPSPVQRQPSPRPPAAEHAVSSTTGPTPSPAKNKSFACGDCGKVFNAHYNLTRHMPVHTGARPFVCKICGKGFRQASTLCRHKIIHTSEKPHKCLTCGKAFNRSSTLNTHARIHAGYKPFVCEFCGKGFHQKGNYKNHRLTHSGEKAYKCNICNKAFHQIYNLTFHMHTHNERKPFTCSICAKGFCRNFDLKKHTRKLHMGSSNNGDSSLDTQDESTQEASTSPGEEASRAAFRPFLGATYPRILDPARMTAPNTFFSKLL from the coding sequence ATGCAGCCATTCCAGTCCACGACCAGGCCCGAGGGTCCGCGGGAGTCGTCCCCAGAGCGCGCCAAGTCTCCGGATACGCCGACCGCCCCGGTACTCAACTTCTCCATCGCCAAGCTTATGGAGCCTGATAGGAAGAAGTCGGTCTCCCCTGAACTGCCACCACCTCCAGGGTTCCTGTCTTATGGAGCTCAACTTCTGGATTCAGCCTTCAAACAGTACATACCAGCGACTCGAAGACAATTAGTTTCGCATTACCCTCTACTCTACTATGGTCCAGATTTAGTATCGTTAACCTACGCCCACCAACTTCACCTTCCTCGCCCCCCTCCAGCGCCATCTCCAGTCCAGAGGCAACCAAGTCCTCGTCCACCAGCGGCGGAACACGCTGTCTCCTCCACAACTGGCCCCACACCGTCCCCAGCGAAGAACAAGAGCTTCGCGTGTGGAGATTGCGGTAAAGTGTTCAATGCCCACTACAATTTGACCAGGCACATGCCGGTCCACACTGGAGCCAGACCGTTCGTCTGTAAGATATGTGGCAAAGGCTTCCGTCAGGCATCAACTTTATGCCGGCATAAAATTATCCATACTTCCGAGAAGCCTCACAAATGCCTGACGTGTGGGAAGGCGTTCAACAGATCCTCCACCCTGAACACTCACGCCAGGATCCATGCCGGTTATAAGCCTTTCGTTTGCGAGTTTTGTGGCAAAGGTTTCCATCAAAAAGGGAATTATAAGAACCACCGACTGACTCACAGCGGAGAAAAAGCATACAAGTGTAACATATGCAATAAAGCCTTCCATCAGATCTATAACCTGACGTTCCACATGCACACACACAATGAGCGGAAGCCGTTTACCTGCAGCATATGCGCGAAAGGGTTCTGCAGGAACTTCGACCTGAAGAAACATACTAGGAAATTGCACATGGGCAGCTCGAACAATGGAGACTCCTCTCTTGACACTCAGGATGAGTCCACGCAGGAGGCGTCCACCAGTCCAGGGGAGGAGGCGAGCAGGGCAGCATTCAGACCGTTTTTGGGCGCGACGTACCCAAGAATCCTGGACCCTGCGCGGATGACGGCCCCTAACACGTTTTTCTCGAAGCTATTGTGA